The nucleotide sequence AAACGGGCGTGCCAGGGGAAGGACATGGGAGGACGCTGCGGACGACCGCTGTGGTCCGCGCGGACGCAAGCCCGATCCAAGTCTGGGCAGTAACTGGGTCCAAACATACTAGAAAACGGACATATGTTTGTTCCGGATAGAcaaaatgggtcggcgcgttggagtttgCCTAAGATTATTCAGAAAACAAAGGTGTGTAAAGTTGGTGAGACATGCATGGCTCGTAACTACTCCAGGTCAGCACCCAGTCCAGTGGGTTAGCAAAGAAACGCATGAAAGGCAAGTTCGTCATTCGTatatatccatccatccatccacctcCCAACCACACTGCCCCGGGCTTTCCGGCAGCACATATCCCTCCACTTTGCGCTTTTGTTGCAACGCACTCtagccacacacacacgcacacaactgTCACTAAAGAGCGAGCGCCTTCTCGCCGTTCTCAAATTCAACGACAGCATATGTGCATGCATGTATATAAAACTACTTGTACCAGTGGCTCCCAAGTAGGCCAGTCCTGCCAAACCATATTTCGAATTTGAATGAAAACAGCAGTACAAACTTGTGAAAATATTATACACGTAAGTACTACTACTACGCCAGCTCATGGGGATCCAAGAGTCGGTTTCTCTCTCCAGCTACCATCCACACCGAGCTCCTATGTCCAGCACATGTGCGTGGTCTTGCGCGATGCGCCGTGTTCGGGGGGCAGGGATGAGCTAGGCTCGTACCTCTACGAGTCGCATGGAGCAACGGGAAGGTGGCAGTGGGGCGGCAAGGCGCCGCACGCACGGCCACGGCCGCTCGCATATTCCGTCTGTCAGCGGGTGGTGACAAATGGGCACATGGGCCTGCTCTCCTCCCCGCCCCCTGTGTGGCAATAGAACCAGTACACTACTTATTCTTTTTAATTGTTTTTCTACTGCTTGGGTTTTGAATTTCCAATCGAGCTTGGCATCGTGCCAAcctcagggcatctccagccgcgcccccaacagaccctccccaggcgtttttgccgcgccggcgcaaaaaaaaggccccagtcgcgcccccagaagcccgtttttcgccggctcgggccaaaactggtgccggcggacccaggccgaacccggcaccCGGGGGGCGTTTGGGGAGCCGGCGCAAGCGAAAAAGGCACGTGGGCCCGCCCTGGAAGCGACCCGAGGGTCTTTTCCCGTcgtttcttgacgcttttccctcgcatctctcccgctcgctcgccttcctcccgccattctatccttttctcccgccaaaccccctcccgctcgccgcgaagaagcacgccatgccgccgaagaagtacgccatgccgcgcgcggcggcaaccgcgactggcgccgtggtccagccgaagcagaggaagccgagggcgccgccatcgaagccatcgggcctgtcgaacgccgagtggagggtggaagttcagcggcgcgaagcggtcaccgccgacaggcggaacagggccatagccaagaaggcccgcgacaacgcggcgcgcgcggcggcgtcttcctcatcggtcgaccaggCGGGAATGAATCCACCTgtcgtcagccacgcccagtacgcgccctcgggacagcaaggcgccggatctccatggggttcatcgtcgcccggctacaccgacggcgacgcgcacggcgggttcaacccaaacgtgaccttccctcatggtcacctcgctacgcgcacgccctcgcccgccttcgtcggcgtgcagtatcctccatacaactactcgccgcccgcctcctacgcgtccacaccgacgccccatctctaccgcggaccgctacccttctcgcacctcggcgacgccgacgacacgggagccgacatggacgacatcatcgcggcaGGATCGGCCGCGGCCGCTGAGTCTCCCaggttcgccacccaggacgaggtagtggacctcagcggcgacatggaggccgagctcggctacgtctacggcgacgacgcgcaggaacccgaggaggaggaggacgaggaggaggaggaggaggaggaaccgactcctgttccgacgaaggggcgccagaagaagaagaagcgggcggctaggtcaggcgaaccgcgcatcaagtgaacgtccaaggaggaggaatgcctcgccgaagcatggaaagtcgtctgcctcgacccgaccaccggcgcgaaccaAAGCTTGGAcacgtactgggaccgcatcaaggccgagttcgacgagcggaagctcgtcgacccctacttcaaaggcgtgtacatgcagcgcggctccaaggcgatggagaaccattgggggcgtatccagttggcgtgcaacaaatggcatggaatcgtcgaggaggtcgcggctcgcccggagagcggcgccagcattgaggatcaggtacgcacgccgtTCGCCAGCATATCTTCGTCCCCTACGCCcgccgcccgccaactgtttgtctctctgcgcagctgctgcgtatgttcgccatgtatcggggcgacaaccaagacgccgacttcaagcacctccacgtctacaagcgcattgacaagtgcgagaagtgggcggaagtccggcgtgccctcgacaaggccaaggagacatacaagccatacgcgacgactccgggcgcgtcagagggacggccggacggccacaagttggcaaagaaggggaaaagCGCCGACACGGCAACcacgcgagtgcaggagtccatcgagcattgcctcgccgacgcccaggcccgggccgtcctacgcgaagagaagaccgaggcgcggtggtcgtcgcttatgaagaacaacgccatcaagctcgacctgctccggacgaacgtcgccgcgaagaagaggaacaccaacatggcttttctgatgagcgggacggacatgctccagagcaatgACGAGAAgttcaaggcgtggtacctggtgcaACGCGGCCTTATCCTGAACGAGCTGccgacggcaacgccgacgacgccgatGACGCCCACGATCACACGGACGCCAAGCCCAGACggcgcctctacatcgccgcccagcagtgccgaagccgcgccgacgcagCCCTGCGACGAAGCAGGTCCGACACCgacgagcccgcgcacgccgactccgccaacgcctggagccgaccaAGCCGAGTGAATTGTTGCGCACAGCGGCcctctgttttttgtaacgccaaactacgtccgatcgccggatttacggcgtcttttgagagcgggaacgaccaagtttgaatttcccgcatcctggggccggcgcgtgggggcgtgactgggagctagatCGTCCCCAgaggccgaactagcgccggcacgcccccaggccgctctatttaggcgccctggggggccgaacggctggagatgccctcaccAGATTCCCCAGACCTGGCCAGCTTGATCGACCAGCAGAGTAAATGGGTTATCATTAGCAGAGAATACGTATACTGCAAAGATCTGCAGAATATCCTTCCACAGACGATAATTATTAATCGCAGACTCCCTCCCTGCTTTCAatcaaaaagggaaaaaagagaggtAGTCACAGGGGTTCATTTCATCACCACTTGAACTGCAAGTGGCAACCCATGTCGACCAACAATATTGTAATCTTCTTCGACATCTCTCTTAATTCGATGGCTAGATTAGGTGGATTAGAGTACTGATCGCATCCGCTAAACTAAAGCCGGTGGCCATGTGCTCCAGCTTACCAAGTCCAGTCAGTGGGTggcatgccatgccatgccatcaCATGAGGAGCAAACCGGCCGGCCTCCAATTAAGCACGGCATCGGCATTGACCGTCACTGGTTCCCAAAGACTATTCATTCATTCATGCACAGAGGCCGGCCGGCCGGTGGTTGTGCGCGCGACGCATGAACCAACATGTGAAGTGCGTAATTAGCCGCATTAACTACCCAATTTACTACTCGAATTGTACAGTTTAATGGGCGCTGCAAGGACACGATCGCACGAGGAAACACGCACGCAGGGAGGATCCGATGCAACTCTCCCGGAGGAGGATATTTTGTGATCGCCATCACTGTATCTATACTGATTCAATGAAGGAGATACGTATTTCACGCCGTGGCTCAGTTCAAAACCCTGGGCCGTTTCATTCCACTGAAAATATCGAAAGGCGTTGGAGATATTTTATTCAGAAGAAAAAACAGAGACAGAAATACAGCTGCTGTATGTAATGGCTTGCACGAGGCCGCGAGGCGAGGGCGACCTCTCTGTGTGTGGGCTTCGTGCTCCAGCTTTGGTGACAGCTACGGTGAAACGTCCTTCTTTGTGCAGCTGCCACGTAGTTTTCCGCCTCTATTTTTCGCTCTCTTTTTAATTTCTCTCGATAAAGTCTGTCTTTTTCTGCTGACCGTGCATGAGAAAAACGGCGAGAgaaaccagcagcagcaacagcagaaaTATCTGTCGCTCTCTTTTTTAGGTGAAATATCTTTTCTTTCAGAATCGAGTTCAATGATGAATCGCTCACTTTTTTTTTAGTTTAATCGCTCACTTTTTGAGACAAAGATATCTATCGCTCATGGCCGGGCCAGTTTAATCTCGGCTTCCCGGCCTCAAAGCAAAGCCCGGAACTAGCTGGCCCATCTTGATATTTTCGGCAGCGCAGGCCCCCGTCTGTCAGGCCCAACCACCGCACGGCCGGTCCGGCGCTACCCCCTCCGCCCTCTCGTCGGCGACGCGGCCCCGCCGGCAGAAGACCGCGGCGCAGCTTCCCGTCCGCTCCCCGCTCGCCGCCCGACTAGTGGCAGGCAGCGCAAGGTATTTGTCCTGCCCACGTCGCTAGCTTACGCCGCTACGTTCGCATTCTCTCCCTCCCGGCACGGCGTCGTGTGTCCGGTGGCAAAccatgcccgtgcccgtgcgcggccgctcgccggcgccggcgccgccgtggCTGTACTTGTTCCTCGCTGCTTCAcgggcccggcaggtgcgctcagATTTCTCCCGTGGTGCTGCACTGCACTGCACTGTACTGTACTGTACTGACGGTGCTGGTATATATGGGTTTGGCATCAGGAGAAAGCAGTACTAGCTTCGGTGCCAACTTTAACTGGCGTGGAAAGTGGAAACCAGGCATTGCCTGGAGTAGTTCCTGAGTATTGCTTGTCACAGTCCATTGTTTTGGACTGCAATACGGCCGCCGATTTACTCGGATGGCGCGGTTAGTTTCTGCTCTGAGCACCCTCTTGACGACACATCTGAAGAGGCACACATTTTGTAGGGAGTACTGTTTATCTCGAGCTGCTTTACTCTTAAATAGTACTAGAAAGGCTAATATTTGGGACTGTTTATCGTTGCATATCCGTTGATTATATATATTGTTAACAATAAAACCAAACAAATACTGTTTCTATGAGAAGTGGGGAAAATTTTGTACCACAACTACCATTGTTTGTTTTTTGCAATTAAAGAAATAAATTAAACATTGTTTGGTATATTGTGACTAGTGCTTCATACACCATTTCATCTTATTTCTACCAAGTCAGATGTGCAGCCGTTTGACACTAGTTATATCTTAATTTTAGTCTTCTTCATGCAACTAATAAAAGCATTAAAGTAAATGTCGCTGATCACAATTTAGTGAGTTTGCCATCAATCACTGGCTCAGTTTTCGCACCAGCCAGAATATCTTGCTGCTGAAAATTTGGTTATGCCTAATCGAAGAACCCAAGTCAATCTCATTCAAGAACGTCATATGCTGTTACATCCTTCCTATATGTGCTGTACATTACAAACAGAGATATCATACAAGGCCTGCGGCGCCTCCATCTGCACCCCTACAAACTTTGCTGGCTTGATTCACCATCTGTTCGTCTCACGAGCCATTTTAGCTATCCTCTACTTGTTTTCCCTCAAACTTTTCTTTGACCTCTTCAGGTTCGCCTAGGCTAATTCCTCTGTCGAAATCGGGAACTGTTATAGGTAGAGGTTCAATGTCATCTGGAGGGTCATAGTTTGGATCAGCAAGAAATGTAAGGGCCGTCACCACATCACTGATTAGTGGACGACTGCTTGCTTCTTCTTGTAGGCACATTGATGAAATTGCAAGTGCATGGTATAGACCTTTTAAGGGGTACTTGCTGTCAAGTTTTGGATCAGCCATCTTGGTGAACTTCTTCTTATCCTTGAAGAGTGGCGCTGCCTGCAGATATAGCAGCATCTTAATGCCAAACCGTATGGGCAATCTGTATATCTCAAGTATGAGCTGTTTTACTTGGTTattactccttccgtcccaaaatataaagttactacaaagttgagtcacttattttgggacagagggactACAATCCAATATGACTACCAAGTGAAAATTTCAAGGCTATAGTATTTCTTGGTCAAGTAGATATAAGTCTTACCCAGTGGACAAGAATTTGCTCGCGAGTTGGTTTCGTGGTGTCGATTGCTCGCCTCCCAGTGATGAGCTCCAAGAAAACTACACCAAAGCAATATATGTCTGACATCTTTGTTAACTTGCCACTCATGGCGTACTCGGGAGCGCAGTATCCGTACGTGCCCATCACCCTTGTGGTGACATGAGTTTTGTCGCCGACTGGGCCAAGCTTTGCAAGGCCAAAATCTGCCAACTTTGCACTCAAGTTCCCGTCCAAGAGAATATTTGATGCCTTGAGATCACGGTATACCACCGGTGGATTGGCTACCTCATGCAAGTACTCGAGGCCTCTGGCAGCATCAACTGCAATCTTCATCCGCATATGCCAGGACAGCGGCTGAGATTTTGGAGTGAGATCTGCAGAATTCAAGTACCAAATCAGCATCGATACAAATGTGCTATCATAATTTCAGATTTTTCAGTTCTGCGGAATATGTTCGAGAACCACAACATTATTGTTCTGTATTACCTAGGAGATGATCTTGTAAAGAACCGAGTGGCATATACTCATACACTAGAATCTTTTGGTCACATTCGGTGCAGTAACCGAGCAAGGTGACAAGGTTTGGGTGATGAAGGAGGCTAAGCATCAGCACCTCGACAAGGAACTCACGATTTCCTTGCAACCCATCCTTGTCCAGCTGCTTAACCGCTATGACCTACGTACGCACATAATTTACATCAGGAAGGTGTTGCTGCTGTATGTAGCATAGCATCTTGAGGTGCCAACTTAATGAAACATAGAACAGGAAGCTGGGAGAAGGAATGCTTATTACTTCCATGGTCTCTGGAATGTATCCTTTGTACACCCTTCCAAAGCCACCTTCTCCCAGGAGATTCTCCTGGCTGAAAGAATTGGTCGCGTCTGACAGTTGACTGTACGTAAACACTCTGCTAGGAATGTTGTGGTTGCCGATCCGTAGTATTTCCCCTGCCGCAGCCCTGGCCTTGGGACTATCTGCATTTTAAGATTTCTTCTCAATCAGAAATGCTTACTTAATCGCCCAAACATGAATTACTAATCCAGGATTACAAATTTCAGGGTGAAAGTAGGTCCAAGAAGAGGGCAATGCACATACAACTATCCTGAACATCACTAACTTGTTGTTGCAATGTATTTGAACTAAACATTCTTACCACCAGATTTCCTATGTAAGTACCTGAGTGCTCGTCACATATCTGTGTTGGGCAAATATTCATTGATAAATTTGATATTGACATGCATTGCTGAATTTAGTTTCTCTGCAAAGATGGATAATAAGATGATGGAGGGCATTACTTGGGAGTGAAATCTCTTTCACAAGGGTTGCCAACTGTttgttcttggccttcttctttctccaaatcttggtcttgaaCCACCTTTTGTTGTCCGGCTCAGAGCTCGACGCCccgttcttcctcttcttctttgtctctGATGTCGATGGCTCCTCCGCTTCATGTGACGTCCAGCCACAGAAATTGCGGCCCCACTTCCTCTTTGTTTTCTTTGTCTCTGATGTCAATGGCTCCTCCGCTTCATGTGACGTCCAGCCACAGAAATTGCGGCCCCACTTCCTCTTTGTTTTCTTTGTCTCTGATGTTGATGGCTCCTTCGCTTCATGTGACGTCCAGCCACAGAAATTGCGCCTCCACTtcctctttgttttctttctctctgATGTCGATGTCTCTTGCCCAGCCTCCCTCTTCTTCCTGCCGCACAAGCCACGGATCCATGAACAACAGCAAGCACAGCTCAGGAGGCGTATGCTTCTGCATTTCACGGTGCGAAGACCACGAACCCACGAGCAGCAGCACCCGAGGCGTATGCTGCTGCATTTCACGGTGCAATGACCACGAATCCATGAGCAGCAGCACCCCATCGAATTGCTGGATCGACGCGAGAGTGGGCGAGCACTCTCGTGCCGATCATTACGATCACCGGATAAGAATTTTCACCGGCGGTTAGAAGGAGCGGCAGGAGGCACAGGTGAGCGCACAATTGTTCTCTCGTATCCCTAGTCTGCACCCGAAGAATGTGGCGTTTTCCCTTTCCCTTGCTTGGATGATGGTAGGTCTCAAACCAAGAAGCCATTTTTGGTCTGTTCTTTTTTCCTTCTAACTGTTGTTAGTTTTAGCTAGGGATATTGCCACACCCTCTTTTTTCGCATGCAAAATATAGGAGTATGTTTGCATTCAGTGGCTGACAATGAACTGAGACATGCAACACATACTATATAGCACCAGTTTTGTTCTTTTTTTAGTCGGAGAAGCTTTTCATCTTGCATTATTATTGGGCTTTACTCTAGTTACACGAAAAGCTGTGAACACACGTCACGTTTATTGTATAGCTAAGGTGCATGCATGCCCAAGCACCATGCAAGCTGCAGAGAGTTCTATCACTGCCTGGTCGACAATGCGTCGCTGCCCTCCAGCCGGCACATTGCCGGCAGCTGTGCCGCGAGCTGCTGCGCCTTTGCCACCTTTAGGCGGGCCGCCTGGTACTCCGCGCTAACATGGTATGGGCTGGCGTAGCCTTGTTGCCCTTGTCCTGGTTGTTGCCCTTGTCCTGGTTGCCACAGAGAAGTTGGGTAGTACCCTTGTTGCCCTTGTCCTGATTGATGCCCTTGTCCTGACTGCTGTGAAGAAGTTGGATAGTACCCTTGTTGCCCTTGTCCTGGTTGCAGCCATTGTCCTGGCTGTTGCTCATGTCCTGGTTGTTGCCCTTGTCCTGACTGCTGCGGAGAAGTTGGGTAGTACCCTGGTTGCCCTTGTCCCGGTTGTTGCCCTTGTCCTGACTGTTGCGGGGAAGTTGGGTAGTACCCTTGTTGTCCTTGTCCTGATTGTTGCCCTTGTCCTGCCTGCTGCTTTTGTCCTGGCTGCTGTGAAGTTGGGTAGTACCCTGGTTGCCCTTGTCCCAGTTGTTGCCCTTGTCCTGGCTGTTGCGGAGAAGTTGGGTAGTATCCTTGTTGTCTTTGTCCTGGCTGCTGATCTTGTTGCCCTTGTCCTGGTTGCTGTTCTTGTCCTGGCTGCTGTCCTTGTCCTGACTGTTGGGGAGAAGCTTGGCCTGGATAGTATGACCCCTGCTGCGAAGAAGTTACACTTGGGTAATACCTTCTTAGTAGTGCAGGTATTCCCCAAAATATCATTTGTTGGAGTTGCTGCGAAGGCGTAGTCTCGCTGGGGTAGAAGGATCCGGCCTTGGACGGCACCACAGGTTGCTGCTCGTATTGTCTCGTGCCCGGGCTGACGGTGATGGGGCGGCACCCGGGGCTAACGTCTCGGAGTTGCTGGTCCACCACCTGTTGGCATGCCTCGAGCTCGTGCTCACATTGTAGTTGTCCAGAGGCCTCACCTTCAGCGGCGGTGAGAGCCACGAGGGCGACGACTACTGCCGCAAAGAGGACCAGGCGCTTAGCCATCTCAGTGAACTGTCAGTGAATTGATCTGTAGATTGGGGTGCTCGGTGTTGTGGGTGATGATGAGATTGTGAAGGTTGGATGGGCTTTTATAGGGACGAGGTGAAGGTTCAGGACATGGTTGTGTGCACGCCGAGGTTAGTTTAGCCTATGAAGAAAGCGTGAGAAGAACAAAATCGGTTGGAAAAGGGCAGTTTGCCAACACAAAAGAAGCTGGATAAGTAAGGAGCAATTGGTGCTTGCAAAACAGATTTTTGGACGGTCTGCTAAAGCCACGTAATGGGCTTAATCCTAGTTCTGGTGTATTGTTTGCAGAAGTGTGGATGTTTGTACATTGGTCTGTTCTTTTTATCTAAGAGGAGTGATTATCCTTCTTGGGGTTTGGCAGAATATGTATCTGTTAGCCATTGCTTCCGCAAATATGCGGCACTCAAAACTTCTAACCATGTCGAGTAGTGCCATTGCTTCCGCAAATATGCGGCACTCAAAACTTCTAACCATG is from Triticum aestivum cultivar Chinese Spring chromosome 1B, IWGSC CS RefSeq v2.1, whole genome shotgun sequence and encodes:
- the LOC123138427 gene encoding glutenin, high molecular weight subunit DX5-like; translated protein: MAKRLVLFAAVVVALVALTAAEGEASGQLQCEHELEACQQVVDQQLRDVSPGCRPITVSPGTRQYEQQPVVPSKAGSFYPSETTPSQQLQQMIFWGIPALLRRYYPSVTSSQQGSYYPGQASPQQSGQGQQPGQEQQPGQGQQDQQPGQRQQGYYPTSPQQPGQGQQLGQGQPGYYPTSQQPGQKQQAGQGQQSGQGQQGYYPTSPQQSGQGQQPGQGQPGYYPTSPQQSGQGQQPGHEQQPGQWLQPGQGQQGYYPTSSQQSGQGHQSGQGQQGYYPTSLWQPGQGQQPGQGQQGYASPYHVSAEYQAARLKVAKAQQLAAQLPAMCRLEGSDALSTRQ
- the LOC123138419 gene encoding probable serine/threonine-protein kinase PBL7, with the protein product MGCCCSWIRGHCTVKCSSIRLGCCCSWVRGLRTVKCRSIRLLSCACCCSWIRGLCGRKKREAGQETSTSERKKTKRKWRRNFCGWTSHEAKEPSTSETKKTKRKWGRNFCGWTSHEAEEPLTSETKKTKRKWGRNFCGWTSHEAEEPSTSETKKKRKNGASSSEPDNKRWFKTKIWRKKKAKNKQLATLVKEISLPNSPKARAAAGEILRIGNHNIPSRVFTYSQLSDATNSFSQENLLGEGGFGRVYKGYIPETMEVIAVKQLDKDGLQGNREFLVEVLMLSLLHHPNLVTLLGYCTECDQKILVYEYMPLGSLQDHLLDLTPKSQPLSWHMRMKIAVDAARGLEYLHEVANPPVVYRDLKASNILLDGNLSAKLADFGLAKLGPVGDKTHVTTRVMGTYGYCAPEYAMSGKLTKMSDIYCFGVVFLELITGRRAIDTTKPTREQILVHWAAPLFKDKKKFTKMADPKLDSKYPLKGLYHALAISSMCLQEEASSRPLISDVVTALTFLADPNYDPPDDIEPLPITVPDFDRGISLGEPEEVKEKFEGKQVEDS